The window AGTGCTCTTCGGGCCCTGCACATGAACGACGGCATCGAGCGCGGTGAGCGGGATCGCCACATCCGAGGGATGCATAGCGAAGCAGTGCTCGCTGGTGCCCAGTACGGCGTTGCCGCGGTGCAGGCCTTCGAGCACACCACAGCCACTGCCCGGGTTGCGTTTATTGCACGCGAATGCGACATCACGGAATCCTGGACACCGAACCTTCTGCATCAGGTTGCCGCCCATCGATGCCATATTCCGGATCTGCGCCGTCGCGCCCTTCCACAGCGCCACCGACAGGAACGGATACCTCTCACGCACACCAGGATCGGCAGCTACCTCGCTCATCCGCACCATCGCACCGATCCGAAGACCGCCGTCGGCGGTGATTTCGAGATCGGTGAGCGGGAGCCGGTTGACGTCGACCACGTTGTCGGGCGCCATCGCCCCGATTCGCAGCATGTCCACCAATGTTGTCCCGCCCGCCAGGAAAACAGTGTTCGGGCGAGCAGTGACGGCGGTAATGGCCTCGTCGACGGTCTCGGCGCGAGCGAACGCGATGGGCTTCACTTCGCCTCACCGCCCGCCATTTCGTCGCGCGCATCCTTGATCGCCTCGCGAATGTTCTGATACGCCGCGCAACGACAGATATTGCCGCTCATCCACTCGGCGATCTCTTCGTCGCTGCCGGTATGTCCCTCCCCGATGCAGGCGATGGCCGACATGATCTGCCCAGGAGTGCAGTAGCCGCACTGCAGACCATCACGGTCAATGAACGCGCGCTGCACTGGATGCAGCTCGTCTCCCTCCGCGACGCCCTCGATCGTCGTGATCTCGCGCCCCTCCGCACTGAGCGCCAACGTCAAACAGGACAATGCCCGCCTACCGTCGACCAATACGGTGCAGGCCCCGCAGGCGCCCTGGTCGCAGCCCTTCTTGGTGCCGGTCAGACGTAGATACTCCCGCAGCGCGTCGAGCAGACTCACCCGCGGCTCCAGCGCCACCGGGTAGAGATGACCGTTCACGCGCAGGGTCGCCAGCGTGTAATCAGGCCCGGCAAATTCAGGGGCACGGGTTTCCTGCTCGGATATTTCGCCAATGCTCATCGACTCGTATCTCCTGCTCGTGAATACGCTGCGGAGCGCACAATCTGGACATCGGAAAGGCAAGCTCGGGCCCGAAGAAGCAATAGCAACAAGCTAGCAACTATCAGTCGGCGGTCCCGCAGACGAACAACTTCGTGATCCACCCGTTGTCAACCACGAGCCCATCCCTCGACCGAAGACCAGATCACCTTCTCAATGACCAGGAACAGCCCGGCCTCGGCCGCGCTCGACCTCGGGATATGAGACAAGGGGGTGGTAGCACGTACGCCGAAAGAGGTACCGGGATATGGGTATTTCGCCGGAAGTGCGTCAGGCCTGGCCTCGGATACGTTCTGAGCACGCGGTGTTCGCGGGTTGTTCGGAGGAAGAGGTTGATGGGTTTATGAGGAACATGAGTGCAAGCCTGTCCGCGCGGGTAGTGGCGCGAACCGTGGTCGCGGCAACATTGGCATTGGCTCCCATCGCTGTCGTCGTGCCGACGGCGTCGGCCAGGCCTTGTCATACACCGACAGAACCCGGGTGCCGCGGCGGTATCAACCACGACCATCCCGGCCACCCCCACCACCCCAATCAAAAGCCGCGGACCCAGCCCTTCGACGATGACAACTCCCGCTATGACCGATTCGGCTACGACCTTCTCGGTTATGACCGATCCGGCTACGACCGTTCTGGCTATGACTGGTTCGGCTACGACCGCAGCGGTTATGACAAACAGGGTTGCGCCCGAAGCGGCGCGGATCGCCCCGGCGCCGACCAGGGCGCTTGTGAACGGCGGCGCCAAAACCGTCCATCCACGGGCAGCGCCTCCTGAAACTCGCTGGGCCATAACCGCGCGGTGATCGTCGGCGAACCCACCCGCGGCGCCGCCCATCCGCGCAAAGGCTGGACCGTGCACCCCCACCTGGAAGTCACCGTCCCCACCGGCCGCGCCGTCAACCCCGTCTCCGGCACGAATTGGGAAGGCACCGGCGTGCAGCCCGATATCCCTTGCACCGCAGCGGAATCCCTCGACCAGGCGCACGCACTGGCCCTCGCCCGACTGGCAGGCTGACGCAGCCCAGCTCCGAGAACCATGCCCAGAGCGACAACACAGCTCGATCGACGAGATCGCG of the Nocardia sp. XZ_19_385 genome contains:
- a CDS encoding xanthine dehydrogenase family protein subunit M, giving the protein MKPIAFARAETVDEAITAVTARPNTVFLAGGTTLVDMLRIGAMAPDNVVDVNRLPLTDLEITADGGLRIGAMVRMSEVAADPGVRERYPFLSVALWKGATAQIRNMASMGGNLMQKVRCPGFRDVAFACNKRNPGSGCGVLEGLHRGNAVLGTSEHCFAMHPSDVAIPLTALDAVVHVQGPKSTRSFAFDDFFLLPADTPHIEHPISPDELVVRIDVPPLPYAVNSHYLKVRDRESYEFAAASAAVALDLVDGSVANVRIGLGGVATKPWRARIAESMLLGQSATKENFAIAAAAELASADGSHPMNSFKVTLAQRTLVRALETLSAQIGARK
- a CDS encoding (2Fe-2S)-binding protein, whose amino-acid sequence is MSIGEISEQETRAPEFAGPDYTLATLRVNGHLYPVALEPRVSLLDALREYLRLTGTKKGCDQGACGACTVLVDGRRALSCLTLALSAEGREITTIEGVAEGDELHPVQRAFIDRDGLQCGYCTPGQIMSAIACIGEGHTGSDEEIAEWMSGNICRCAAYQNIREAIKDARDEMAGGEAK